A window of Moritella sp. Urea-trap-13 contains these coding sequences:
- a CDS encoding tRNA modification GTPase, producing the protein MKNLLVISALVIGLSGCSGIRQTDETFGSHAENVNVLFMQFPGGDTQERAMALAPENSEIVTIKSTVSDTSSVVGVLNRIIGVDQTKVAGIIK; encoded by the coding sequence ATGAAAAATTTATTAGTAATATCTGCCCTTGTTATAGGTTTATCTGGTTGTTCTGGTATTCGCCAAACAGACGAAACGTTTGGTTCACATGCAGAAAATGTTAATGTTTTATTTATGCAATTCCCTGGTGGTGATACGCAAGAACGAGCAATGGCATTAGCACCTGAAAATTCTGAAATCGTTACAATTAAATCAACAGTTTCGGATACTTCATCAGTTGTAGGTGTGTTAAACCGCATCATTGGTGTTGATCAAACTAAAGTCGCAGGCATAATCAAATAA
- a CDS encoding phage regulatory CII family protein — protein MDNNLMENFLTTLHSHSKDIGITKIYSEVLKMNGTKVSAGTFSNKFTPTSKEHKLTLTEFMSVMKVLELDDSGRHVSVFTDMLEVFSLKCDKHYAEPNIIINYKSISNALVGTSKEHGDVSNEIHEALKNNKISPTEIIKIKKEINDEIDALVKLKAILIKASDSNELIK, from the coding sequence ATGGACAACAATTTGATGGAAAACTTTTTAACCACGTTACATTCACATTCAAAAGACATAGGGATCACTAAGATTTATAGTGAAGTATTAAAAATGAATGGAACAAAAGTCTCAGCAGGCACATTCAGTAATAAATTCACTCCGACGTCTAAAGAACATAAATTAACGCTGACAGAGTTCATGTCTGTAATGAAAGTTTTAGAATTAGACGACAGTGGACGGCATGTCAGTGTATTTACAGATATGTTAGAAGTTTTCAGCTTGAAATGTGACAAACACTACGCAGAACCGAATATAATTATAAATTATAAATCAATCTCAAACGCATTGGTGGGAACAAGTAAGGAGCATGGCGATGTATCAAATGAGATACATGAGGCCTTAAAAAATAATAAGATCAGCCCTACTGAAATAATAAAAATCAAAAAAGAAATAAATGATGAGATTGATGCGTTAGTCAAATTGAAAGCTATTTTAATTAAAGCGAGTGATAGCAATGAACTTATAAAATAA
- a CDS encoding lactate utilization protein C, translating to MQAKIHNRDSFLGSLAAKLGRELNTQGVERPPLPHNPHHDVMAGFSQQQLADVFLEFTKTNLGSLGVSCNKDELHETLTTICNGFGAGKIVVSGDNRLAKLDVANSLKLQFDDVYTWDADQANDVNIKQAEQAKVGIVFAEQALAESGTMVLHSAASHGRSVSLLPQTSVFLVPQSRIVPRITQAAKVLHDKAQAGERLPSCVNFISGPSSTADIELIKVVGVHGPIHAAYVVIADM from the coding sequence ATGCAAGCTAAGATACATAACCGCGATAGCTTTCTGGGCTCATTGGCCGCTAAGCTGGGGCGCGAACTCAATACCCAAGGTGTTGAACGTCCACCATTACCACATAACCCGCATCATGATGTGATGGCAGGGTTTAGTCAGCAACAACTTGCCGATGTGTTTCTAGAATTCACCAAGACTAACTTAGGTTCGTTAGGTGTGAGTTGCAACAAAGATGAGTTACATGAAACCTTAACCACTATTTGTAATGGTTTTGGTGCTGGTAAAATTGTCGTGTCAGGAGATAACCGCTTAGCTAAATTGGACGTCGCCAACAGCTTGAAATTGCAGTTTGATGATGTCTATACTTGGGATGCTGATCAAGCCAACGACGTCAATATCAAGCAAGCAGAGCAAGCGAAAGTCGGTATTGTGTTTGCTGAACAAGCGCTAGCAGAGTCGGGCACTATGGTATTGCACAGCGCTGCGTCTCATGGCCGTTCGGTAAGTCTATTACCGCAGACATCGGTATTCTTGGTGCCACAAAGCCGAATTGTGCCACGTATCACTCAAGCTGCTAAAGTGTTGCATGATAAAGCCCAAGCGGGCGAACGTTTACCGTCGTGCGTTAACTTTATTTCCGGCCCTAGTTCAACCGCTGATATCGAGTTAATCAAGGTGGTTGGTGTGCATGGTCCTATCCATGCCGCTTATGTTGTGATTGCTGATATGTAG
- a CDS encoding ABC-F family ATPase — protein MISTANITMQFGAKPLFENISVKFGGGNRYGLIGANGCGKSTFMKILGGDLDQSSGNVSLDVNERLGKLRQDQFAFETNTVLDTVIMGHAEMWAVKEERDAIYANPDMTEADGMRVGDLESEFAEMDGYSAESRAGELLIGVGIPVDLHYGLMSEVAPGWKLRVLLAQALFSDPDILLLDEPTNNLDIATIDWLEETLNARQSTMVIISHDRHFLNSVCTHMADLDFGELRVYPGNYDDYMFAATLAREQLLTSNSKKEAQITELKAFVARFSANASKAKQASSRAKRLDKIELDEVKVSSRQTPFIRFEQAKQLYRNALEIQGLTKGFDEGPLFSNFKSMVEVGERIAIIGTNGVGKTTLMRMLADELTPDAGEYKWSENVNIAYYAQDHESYFEKDLTLMEWMNQWKEKGDDDQTVRGYLGRLLFSNDDISKKVSVLSGGEKGRMIYGKLMMQKPNVLLMDEPTNHMDMESIESLNMALEKYEGTLLFISHDREFVSTVATRIWDITPNGIVDFDGTYEEYIASK, from the coding sequence ATCATTAGCACAGCAAATATTACAATGCAGTTCGGTGCCAAGCCACTTTTCGAAAATATCTCAGTTAAGTTCGGTGGCGGTAACCGTTACGGTTTAATCGGTGCTAACGGCTGTGGTAAATCAACATTCATGAAAATCCTAGGTGGCGATTTAGATCAAAGCTCTGGTAACGTGAGTCTTGATGTTAACGAACGTCTTGGTAAATTACGTCAGGATCAATTCGCATTCGAAACTAACACTGTACTTGATACTGTGATTATGGGCCACGCAGAAATGTGGGCTGTGAAAGAAGAACGTGACGCGATTTATGCTAACCCAGACATGACTGAAGCAGATGGTATGCGTGTTGGCGATCTAGAAAGTGAATTCGCAGAGATGGACGGCTACAGCGCTGAATCTCGTGCGGGCGAACTACTTATCGGTGTTGGTATCCCTGTTGACCTACATTACGGCCTAATGAGCGAAGTTGCTCCAGGTTGGAAACTACGTGTACTACTAGCACAAGCACTATTCTCTGATCCAGATATCTTACTACTTGACGAACCAACGAATAACTTGGATATCGCAACGATTGACTGGTTAGAAGAAACACTAAACGCACGTCAAAGTACAATGGTAATCATCTCGCATGATCGTCATTTCTTAAACAGTGTTTGTACTCACATGGCTGACCTAGATTTCGGTGAACTACGCGTTTACCCTGGTAACTATGATGATTACATGTTTGCAGCTACATTAGCGCGTGAGCAACTACTAACAAGCAACTCGAAAAAAGAAGCTCAAATTACAGAGCTTAAAGCATTCGTTGCGCGTTTCTCTGCAAACGCATCGAAAGCAAAACAAGCATCATCACGTGCTAAACGTCTTGATAAAATTGAGCTTGATGAAGTTAAAGTATCTAGCCGTCAAACGCCATTTATTCGTTTCGAGCAAGCTAAACAGCTTTACCGTAATGCATTAGAAATTCAAGGTCTAACAAAAGGCTTTGATGAAGGCCCATTATTCTCTAACTTCAAGAGTATGGTTGAAGTTGGCGAACGTATCGCAATTATCGGTACCAATGGTGTTGGTAAAACAACGCTAATGCGTATGCTAGCAGACGAACTTACTCCAGATGCGGGTGAGTACAAATGGTCTGAAAACGTAAACATCGCTTATTATGCACAGGATCACGAATCATACTTCGAAAAAGATTTAACGCTAATGGAATGGATGAATCAGTGGAAAGAAAAAGGCGATGACGATCAAACTGTTCGTGGTTACCTAGGTCGTTTACTGTTCTCTAATGATGACATTAGCAAGAAAGTAAGTGTGCTATCTGGTGGTGAAAAAGGCCGTATGATTTACGGTAAATTAATGATGCAAAAACCAAATGTATTATTAATGGATGAACCAACTAACCACATGGATATGGAATCAATCGAATCATTGAACATGGCTCTTGAGAAATATGAAGGTACATTACTATTCATCTCTCATGACCGTGAGTTCGTATCTACAGTTGCTACACGTATCTGGGATATCACGCCAAACGGCATCGTTGATTTCGACGGTACTTACGAAGAATATATCGCAAGCAAATAA
- a CDS encoding LutB/LldF family L-lactate oxidation iron-sulfur protein, producing MSMKTSDVIFKQRIKDQMQDSFMRKSVANAQERMFTNRQLAADKLGNWDEWRENGKQIREHVLDNLDYYLHQLSENVQKAGGHVFFAETSQQATDYIENIIQEKNAKKVVKSKSMVTEEIGLNAVIQRNNCEVIETDLGEYILQVDDCDPPSHIVVPALHKNREQIRGVFEDKIGYKGSSDPEEMTRFVREHIRHDFIEADIGITGCNFAVAESGSISLVTNEGNARLATSLPKVHIAVMGMERIVPTFEELDIMVSLLCRSAVGLPLTGYVTAITGPRESNDMDGAEEFHLVILDNGRSDILASEFKDILRCIRCAACVNTCPAYRHIGGQSYGSIYSGPIGAVLSPLLGGYDDFQDLPYACSLCQACNDVCPVKIPLSDLLLKHREKMVIKKITPLAERMTVSAFNYLNSSPKLWNMAMKVGGKVAPKVIKDGKLPINVGAVAEWTEARDLPQPDGESFRSWFANRDADAAVSGTPVDTDAAAVTGIVEAKANKSEK from the coding sequence ATGTCGATGAAAACCAGTGATGTGATCTTTAAACAGCGTATTAAAGATCAAATGCAAGATAGCTTTATGCGTAAATCGGTGGCCAACGCCCAAGAGCGTATGTTCACTAATCGTCAATTAGCCGCGGATAAACTCGGTAACTGGGATGAGTGGCGTGAAAACGGTAAGCAGATCCGTGAGCATGTATTAGACAACCTTGACTACTACTTACATCAGTTAAGTGAAAACGTGCAAAAGGCTGGTGGTCATGTGTTTTTTGCTGAAACATCGCAACAAGCTACAGACTACATTGAAAATATCATCCAAGAAAAAAACGCTAAGAAAGTCGTTAAATCTAAATCGATGGTGACTGAAGAGATTGGTTTGAACGCTGTCATTCAACGTAACAACTGCGAAGTGATTGAAACCGATTTAGGTGAATATATTTTACAAGTGGATGACTGCGATCCACCGTCACACATTGTGGTACCAGCGCTGCACAAAAACCGTGAACAGATCCGCGGTGTATTTGAAGACAAGATTGGTTATAAAGGCAGTTCTGATCCAGAAGAAATGACTCGTTTTGTCCGTGAACATATTCGTCATGACTTTATCGAAGCAGATATTGGTATTACCGGTTGTAACTTTGCGGTTGCCGAGTCAGGTTCAATTAGCTTAGTGACTAATGAAGGTAACGCCCGATTAGCCACTTCATTACCAAAAGTTCACATCGCTGTGATGGGCATGGAGCGTATTGTTCCGACCTTTGAAGAGCTGGATATCATGGTCAGCTTATTGTGTCGTAGTGCGGTAGGTTTGCCATTAACTGGTTATGTAACCGCCATTACCGGCCCGCGAGAATCTAATGATATGGATGGTGCTGAAGAGTTCCATTTAGTTATTCTAGATAATGGTCGTTCAGACATTTTAGCCTCAGAATTTAAAGATATCTTACGTTGTATCCGTTGCGCTGCATGTGTGAATACTTGTCCTGCTTATCGACATATTGGTGGTCAGTCTTACGGTTCTATCTACTCAGGTCCGATTGGTGCAGTATTGTCGCCATTGCTGGGTGGCTATGATGATTTCCAAGACTTACCGTATGCCTGTTCGTTATGCCAAGCATGTAATGATGTCTGTCCGGTTAAGATCCCGCTATCAGATCTGTTATTAAAGCACCGTGAAAAAATGGTGATTAAAAAGATCACTCCTTTAGCTGAACGCATGACGGTATCGGCATTTAACTACCTTAATTCCAGTCCTAAGTTGTGGAACATGGCGATGAAGGTGGGCGGTAAAGTTGCGCCGAAAGTGATTAAAGATGGCAAGTTACCGATTAATGTTGGCGCTGTTGCTGAATGGACTGAAGCCCGTGACCTACCACAACCAGATGGCGAGTCATTTCGCAGTTGGTTTGCTAACCGTGATGCCGATGCAGCTGTTTCAGGTACTCCTGTAGATACAGATGCCGCTGCTGTCACAGGTATAGTTGAAGCTAAAGCTAATAAGAGTGAGAAATAA
- a CDS encoding serine protease, whose amino-acid sequence MAFAKISLIVISSLTIPFINTSFAAPNPNAGLNPNHASVLKHWDNSRRNAAVPRDLLIDPRGQGYMRVKQGELIPYGHTMKPLAGKPKRSRDSTAPVISNLSPDAGVLDTTVILAATVTDNVAVSRVDFYITGPTANPTSYSVSASSSNAGGWTAAAQDLTDGKWCWYVTARDTAKRGGNRSTSQEACFDIDTGDNVIEPPAADEIVVNGNWSIIEQDVSADVQWAAGRIYFEMPADQLQRQWNGYVCSGTVVKDSTTGRSLILTAAHCVYDDANKAFARNVLFIPNQSDSGSGTDTNCSNDVIGCWSTAFGVVDRGWAQVTFPNNIEWDHAYYVVNDSGAHSGNTASSDILADAVPAISINFVAPRHDEGGSVSSAVDYSYGLGYSYADDPHFMYCAEGMTTVGAVNWWLPSCGLSGGASGGPWLQDNGNGVWDIISVNSWGYISSPGMAGPKLNSALGECLYNIADSTAAPSSLSDGDAGIITDCP is encoded by the coding sequence ATGGCCTTCGCTAAAATCAGTCTTATTGTTATCTCTAGCCTTACTATTCCGTTTATTAATACTTCTTTTGCCGCCCCGAATCCAAACGCCGGGCTGAATCCAAATCATGCTAGTGTCCTTAAACATTGGGATAATTCACGGCGTAATGCTGCAGTGCCCAGAGACTTACTCATTGATCCGCGTGGACAAGGTTATATGCGGGTTAAGCAGGGTGAGTTAATACCTTACGGTCATACCATGAAGCCACTAGCTGGAAAACCAAAGCGTAGTCGGGATAGTACTGCACCAGTGATATCTAATCTGTCACCGGATGCTGGTGTACTTGATACCACTGTTATATTGGCGGCGACGGTGACTGATAATGTCGCGGTATCACGGGTTGATTTTTATATCACCGGGCCGACAGCTAACCCAACGAGTTATAGTGTTTCAGCTAGTTCATCTAATGCTGGTGGTTGGACTGCAGCAGCCCAAGATCTTACTGATGGTAAATGGTGTTGGTACGTGACAGCGAGGGATACCGCCAAACGTGGTGGTAACCGTAGTACGTCTCAGGAAGCATGTTTTGATATCGATACTGGTGATAATGTTATTGAGCCACCGGCAGCAGATGAAATTGTCGTTAATGGTAATTGGAGTATCATCGAACAAGATGTTAGTGCTGATGTGCAATGGGCGGCTGGGCGTATCTATTTTGAAATGCCAGCGGACCAACTTCAAAGACAGTGGAACGGTTATGTCTGTTCGGGCACGGTTGTTAAAGATTCGACAACGGGTCGCTCACTGATTTTAACCGCCGCGCATTGTGTTTATGACGATGCCAATAAAGCCTTTGCCCGTAATGTACTGTTCATTCCCAATCAAAGTGACTCAGGTAGCGGTACAGATACCAACTGCAGTAATGATGTGATTGGTTGTTGGAGTACAGCATTTGGTGTTGTTGATCGAGGTTGGGCGCAAGTTACGTTCCCGAACAATATAGAATGGGACCACGCCTATTATGTTGTCAATGATAGTGGCGCACACAGTGGTAATACTGCCAGTTCTGACATATTAGCGGATGCTGTACCTGCGATAAGCATTAATTTTGTTGCCCCTCGACATGATGAGGGCGGCAGTGTAAGTAGTGCGGTTGATTATAGCTATGGCTTAGGCTATTCCTATGCCGATGACCCGCACTTTATGTATTGCGCTGAAGGCATGACAACGGTAGGTGCTGTGAATTGGTGGTTACCAAGTTGCGGTTTATCAGGCGGTGCTTCGGGTGGCCCTTGGTTACAAGATAATGGTAATGGCGTTTGGGATATCATTTCGGTTAATTCTTGGGGTTACATTTCAAGTCCCGGAATGGCTGGACCCAAGTTGAATAGTGCTTTGGGTGAATGCTTATATAACATAGCCGATTCTACTGCAGCGCCAAGTTCGTTGAGTGATGGTGACGCCGGCATCATCACCGATTGCCCATAG
- a CDS encoding (Fe-S)-binding protein, which translates to MMKVNFFVTCLCDVVKSNVAKKTVLLLEQLGCEVLFPKEQGCCGQPSLNSGYIESSKPAMKSLIRAFEGNDYPIVTPAGSCAAAVKKYPEYLADEPEWAARAQTVSDRLFELTQFIVNELNIVNVGAKLPGRGVYHPSCSLIRKLGVREEPLKLLSNVEGLELVDIKNQETCCGFGGTFSIKMAEISGEMVKEKAANINAVTPDYLIGADVSCLMNIAGRLSREGKTVQVLHIVDVLMSNTVDSLTVEVN; encoded by the coding sequence ATGATGAAAGTTAATTTTTTTGTAACCTGTCTATGTGACGTAGTTAAGTCAAACGTAGCTAAAAAAACAGTGCTATTACTGGAGCAGTTAGGCTGCGAGGTATTATTTCCGAAAGAGCAAGGCTGCTGCGGTCAACCGTCATTGAATAGCGGGTATATCGAATCAAGCAAGCCAGCGATGAAATCATTAATCCGTGCTTTTGAAGGTAATGACTATCCAATCGTGACGCCAGCGGGTTCATGTGCAGCAGCGGTAAAGAAATACCCTGAGTATTTAGCAGATGAACCAGAGTGGGCGGCGCGTGCCCAAACGGTATCGGATCGTTTGTTCGAACTGACGCAGTTTATTGTTAACGAATTGAATATCGTCAACGTCGGCGCAAAATTACCAGGACGCGGTGTTTATCATCCTTCTTGTAGCCTTATCCGTAAATTAGGTGTGCGTGAAGAGCCACTTAAATTACTGAGTAATGTCGAAGGGCTAGAATTAGTCGACATTAAAAATCAAGAAACTTGCTGTGGCTTTGGCGGTACCTTCTCGATCAAGATGGCAGAGATCTCTGGTGAAATGGTCAAAGAGAAAGCAGCAAACATTAATGCTGTCACCCCTGATTATTTAATTGGTGCCGATGTTAGTTGTCTGATGAACATCGCCGGACGTTTATCGCGTGAAGGCAAAACCGTGCAAGTCTTGCATATTGTTGATGTGCTAATGAGCAATACTGTTGATAGCCTTACCGTGGAGGTTAACTAA
- a CDS encoding bifunctional 2-polyprenyl-6-hydroxyphenol methylase/3-demethylubiquinol 3-O-methyltransferase UbiG: MNKDSFTGQAVYSKKVLSIYDIWVLGFSNSYLWKCPTSLIGKKFVALVSDNHLDVGVGTGYYLKNYLPSAVKRVALVDLNNNSLESTSKAIQHLNPEVYCRDILKPLTLSNEKFDSVSINYLLHCLPGDLSEKSIAFSHLRDVMNKGAVLFGSTILGKDTSQNNLAKKLMAFYNKKGIFSNANDDLVSLDTALKAHFYDVKIKVVGCVAIFSGIKI, from the coding sequence ATGAATAAAGACTCATTTACAGGTCAGGCTGTTTACTCAAAAAAGGTACTTTCAATCTATGACATATGGGTTTTAGGTTTTTCAAATAGCTATTTATGGAAATGCCCAACGAGCCTCATTGGCAAAAAATTCGTAGCCTTGGTATCTGATAACCATTTAGATGTGGGAGTCGGCACTGGTTACTATTTAAAAAATTATCTGCCGAGCGCTGTTAAGCGAGTTGCTTTAGTGGATTTAAATAACAATAGTTTAGAGTCAACCTCTAAGGCTATCCAGCATTTAAATCCTGAAGTTTACTGCCGAGATATCTTAAAACCCTTAACATTAAGCAATGAGAAATTTGACTCTGTTAGCATCAATTATCTATTACATTGTTTACCAGGTGATCTATCTGAAAAAAGCATCGCGTTTTCACACCTTAGAGACGTAATGAATAAAGGCGCTGTGTTATTTGGTAGTACTATCTTAGGTAAAGACACTTCACAAAATAATCTCGCGAAGAAACTAATGGCTTTCTACAATAAGAAAGGCATATTTAGCAACGCCAATGATGATCTTGTGTCTTTGGATACGGCGTTGAAAGCGCATTTTTATGATGTGAAAATTAAGGTTGTTGGCTGCGTAGCAATATTCTCCGGTATAAAAATATAA
- a CDS encoding LysE family translocator, with protein sequence MIDFSILPLYLTAVVALLLIPGPDMLLIASSSLSYGRKVGLFASLGNATSGIILTLLAAMGVSAMIAMSPIALKSLHFLGGLYLLKMGWDCLRTSSVVAPEVNQTSKMARSLYRKAVFSNLLNPKALLFFVLFLPQFVSSNIATSSGQQMLALGLLLNVLGLLFNLLLVVTVGTLGKSLLTNERFHIYQHKIMGSVFVLLGAWLLFSQVPTAVA encoded by the coding sequence ATGATTGATTTCTCTATTTTACCCCTTTATTTAACGGCTGTTGTGGCGTTGTTACTTATCCCTGGTCCTGACATGTTATTGATTGCCAGTTCAAGTTTAAGTTATGGCCGCAAGGTGGGATTATTTGCCAGCTTAGGTAACGCAACATCAGGTATTATCTTGACGTTATTAGCGGCGATGGGTGTTTCTGCGATGATCGCCATGAGCCCGATAGCCCTTAAATCGCTGCATTTTTTGGGTGGTTTGTATTTATTGAAAATGGGTTGGGATTGTTTACGCACTAGCTCGGTAGTTGCGCCTGAAGTGAATCAAACCAGTAAAATGGCGCGTTCATTGTATCGCAAAGCGGTATTCAGCAATCTATTAAACCCAAAAGCATTATTATTCTTTGTATTGTTTTTACCCCAGTTTGTATCATCAAACATTGCCACTTCGTCTGGCCAGCAAATGCTAGCACTGGGCTTACTGCTTAATGTATTAGGTTTGTTGTTTAACTTACTGCTGGTGGTCACGGTTGGCACATTAGGTAAATCATTATTAACCAACGAACGTTTCCACATTTATCAGCATAAGATCATGGGTTCAGTGTTTGTATTACTTGGTGCATGGTTGCTATTTTCGCAAGTACCAACTGCAGTGGCCTAA
- a CDS encoding L-lactate permease, with translation MTSLILAMMPILVLIWMMTKKNGVPSYIALPVTALFVAALQIFYFQTDLTLIWANVIAGSLSAITPISIIAGAILMNRMMCLSGAENTISRWLEGISRNKVAQLMIIGWAFAFMIEGASGFGTPAAIAAPILVGLGFPPLQVAMLALVMNSVPVSFGAVGTPTWFGFSNLGLTDSALLEIGQQTAMIHFVAAFVIPVLALRFVTSWTEIRRNYFFILLSTLSCTVPYFLFAQWNYEFPALVGGAIGMTISIGLAKLNIGLGKVAASTDDSNTVKTVISRGQIFKAMTPTILLIVILIVTRIKQLGIKSMLTDATEALSVSLGGFGDFSVSQALIFKLSNILGTNVAWAYKALYVPALVPFLLVVLISIPLFKLKGSMVKQVFTETGSRIKMPFITLIGALIMVKLMMAGGENSPILIIGMAFSDLMGTNWQFASAYLGALGAFFSGSATVSNLTFGGIQQTIATTVGLPETTILALQSVGGAMGNMVCINNIIAVSTILGISNKEGYIIKRTVIPMIIYGLIAAVMSTLI, from the coding sequence ATGACATCCCTAATCTTGGCAATGATGCCAATTCTCGTCCTTATATGGATGATGACGAAAAAGAATGGTGTACCTTCGTACATTGCACTACCAGTGACGGCATTGTTTGTAGCAGCACTGCAGATCTTTTACTTCCAAACTGACCTGACACTTATCTGGGCAAATGTAATTGCCGGAAGCTTGTCAGCTATTACCCCAATATCGATTATTGCCGGGGCAATTTTGATGAACCGCATGATGTGTTTATCCGGGGCTGAGAATACTATCAGTCGTTGGTTAGAAGGCATCAGCCGTAATAAAGTTGCTCAGTTAATGATCATTGGTTGGGCGTTTGCCTTCATGATTGAAGGTGCGTCAGGTTTTGGTACACCCGCAGCGATTGCCGCGCCTATCTTGGTTGGCCTAGGCTTCCCACCACTACAAGTGGCAATGCTAGCGCTAGTGATGAACTCGGTACCAGTATCGTTTGGTGCAGTGGGTACGCCAACTTGGTTTGGTTTCTCAAACTTAGGTTTAACTGATTCAGCATTGCTTGAGATTGGTCAGCAAACTGCGATGATCCACTTTGTCGCAGCCTTTGTTATTCCGGTATTAGCACTGCGCTTTGTCACGTCTTGGACAGAGATCCGTCGTAACTACTTCTTCATTCTATTAAGTACCCTATCTTGTACTGTGCCTTATTTCTTGTTCGCACAATGGAACTATGAATTCCCAGCATTAGTCGGTGGCGCGATTGGTATGACTATCTCGATTGGTTTAGCGAAGTTAAACATCGGTCTGGGTAAAGTAGCGGCAAGCACAGACGATAGCAACACAGTAAAAACGGTAATCAGCCGTGGCCAGATATTCAAAGCCATGACACCGACTATTTTGTTAATTGTTATCTTAATCGTGACGCGTATTAAACAGCTTGGTATTAAATCAATGCTGACTGATGCGACTGAAGCATTATCAGTATCACTGGGTGGTTTCGGTGACTTTAGTGTTAGCCAAGCGCTAATTTTCAAGTTAAGCAACATTCTCGGCACTAACGTAGCTTGGGCCTATAAAGCCTTGTATGTACCGGCATTGGTGCCTTTCTTATTAGTGGTATTGATTTCTATCCCACTGTTTAAGCTTAAAGGCAGCATGGTTAAGCAGGTATTCACTGAGACGGGTAGCCGTATTAAAATGCCATTCATTACGCTGATTGGCGCATTGATTATGGTTAAGCTGATGATGGCTGGCGGTGAAAACTCCCCTATCCTTATCATCGGTATGGCGTTCTCTGATTTGATGGGCACTAACTGGCAGTTTGCTTCCGCTTATCTTGGCGCGCTAGGTGCATTCTTCTCAGGCTCAGCGACGGTATCGAATCTAACATTTGGTGGTATTCAGCAAACGATTGCAACGACCGTTGGTTTACCAGAAACGACTATCTTGGCTCTGCAATCTGTTGGTGGCGCTATGGGTAACATGGTATGTATTAACAATATTATTGCGGTATCGACCATCTTGGGTATCTCGAATAAAGAAGGTTACATCATTAAACGTACAGTTATTCCGATGATTATCTACGGTCTGATTGCAGCGGTAATGAGTACGCTAATCTAA
- a CDS encoding LysR family transcriptional regulator — MPQIDDLVLFTQVIELGSFSKVAEANKVTKSVVSKRISRLEEDLGVQLIFRTTRKLTLTEAGEMLFYRAKGIAQTAKNAFDTVTSYSETLAGHIKMSVPTISGELLLARAVSEFCEKHPGLTVDMSMNNDFVDLVADGYDLVIRTGHLEDSSLIARHIFNSRWMICASPEYLALQGEPQFPEQLAPYNCLGYTCQTSGAFNWLFTHDDAPYNVKVSGNFSSNNAVALKQAALAGKGLAYLPKCLVYNELDSGKLVEVLSQQTAKVIGIYAVYPYTRKPAKKVQLLIEHIRACYLEMKENF, encoded by the coding sequence ATGCCGCAAATTGATGATTTAGTGTTATTTACCCAAGTGATTGAACTCGGTTCGTTTAGCAAAGTTGCTGAAGCGAACAAGGTCACTAAGTCTGTGGTGAGTAAACGTATCAGCCGCTTAGAAGAAGACTTGGGCGTGCAACTCATATTCCGTACCACGCGTAAATTGACTTTAACCGAAGCTGGTGAAATGTTGTTTTATCGTGCTAAAGGCATAGCCCAAACCGCCAAGAATGCCTTTGATACGGTGACCAGTTACAGCGAGACCTTAGCGGGTCATATCAAGATGTCAGTACCGACGATCTCGGGTGAGTTGTTATTAGCGCGAGCCGTGTCTGAGTTTTGTGAAAAGCATCCGGGGTTAACGGTAGATATGTCGATGAACAATGATTTTGTCGATTTGGTTGCCGATGGCTATGACTTGGTGATCCGTACTGGTCACTTAGAAGATTCCAGTTTGATTGCCCGCCATATCTTTAACTCGCGTTGGATGATCTGCGCTAGCCCTGAATACTTAGCTTTGCAAGGCGAACCACAATTCCCCGAACAGCTGGCGCCGTATAATTGTCTAGGTTATACCTGCCAAACCAGCGGTGCATTCAATTGGTTATTCACCCATGATGACGCCCCTTACAATGTCAAAGTATCGGGTAATTTCAGTTCTAACAATGCCGTAGCGTTAAAACAAGCGGCGCTAGCAGGCAAGGGCTTAGCTTATTTACCAAAATGTTTGGTTTATAACGAACTCGATAGTGGCAAGCTGGTGGAAGTATTGTCGCAGCAAACCGCGAAAGTCATCGGTATTTATGCCGTGTATCCGTATACCCGCAAACCAGCGAAAAAAGTGCAGCTATTGATTGAACATATCCGCGCTTGTTATTTGGAAATGAAAGAGAACTTTTAA